From a single Nicotiana tomentosiformis chromosome 2, ASM39032v3, whole genome shotgun sequence genomic region:
- the LOC138904256 gene encoding probable histidine kinase 2, with protein MAKPLHGSCLYHILGFVPEFGDTILPTITQEIKDERTSRIKIQNTPMKSRSPRLEGEIQDVSVDVNGSSSNRLPLTGRTILVVEDDELLLKICRTMVSQLGANTYTCENGEQALAHVCKGLRDQSQIGPSTPSPPVDYLMDCEMAVMDGFEATKCVRKEEARYGIRIPIIALTAHTAKEEIDKIFQVGMDYYLPKPLRRNELLKAIDYIEHRKV; from the exons ATGGCAAAACCACTACATGGTTCTTGTTTATATCATATCCTCGGATTTGTACCAGAGTTTGGAGATACAATTTTACCAACCATTACACAAGAAATAAAGGATGAAAGAACTTCAAGAATCAAGATTCAGAATACTCCAATGAAGTCTAGAAGTCCACGCCTAGAAGGAGAAATACAAGATGTTTCTGTTGATGTTAACGGAAGTTCTAGTAATAGATTACCTTTAACAGGAAGGACAATCTTGGTAGTAGAGGATGATGAACTACTACTTAAGATTTGCAGAACCATGGTTTCTCAGCTTGGTGCAAATACTTACACATGTGAAAATGGTGAACAAGCTCTAGCTCATGTTTGCAAAGGCCTTAGAGATCAAAGCCAGATAGGACCGTCTACTCCTTCACCACCAGTTGACTATCTCATGGATTGTGAG ATGGCAGTGATGGATGGATTTGAAGCAACCAAATGCGTTAGGAAAGAAGAGGCACGTTATGGAATTCGAATTCCCATCATAGCTTTAACAGCGCATACAGCAAAGGAAGAGATAGATAAGATTTTCCAAGTTGGAATGGATTATTACTTACCTAAACCCCTCCGTAGGAATGAGCTTTTGAAAGCCATAGATTATATAGAGCATAGAAAGGTTTAA